In a single window of the Elaeis guineensis isolate ETL-2024a chromosome 4, EG11, whole genome shotgun sequence genome:
- the LOC140857102 gene encoding uncharacterized protein, whose amino-acid sequence MDRNLRVSNDGADAQILWSAISIILAKHHCNEAKWHGAKLTVLKADFNTFKLQDAYSVHLIASILHWTLFVNHDDAVAQILLNVFPILTTEQFCYDVDRLSTETTVILGEFCRTLLVNSDGAGAQILWNAFLVPITQQLCYEEWLSTEFTFFTIAFNFFNLQHTHYASQTIYSCRTD is encoded by the coding sequence ATGGACCGGAATCTCCGTGTGAGCAATGATGGAGCTGATGCCCAGATCCTTTGGAGTGCTATATCTATCATTTTAGCCAAACATCATTGCAATGAGGCTAAATGGCACGGTGCTAAGCTTACTGTTTTAAAAGCTGATTTCAATACTTTCAAATTACAGGATGCCTATTCTGTCCATCTTATTGCTTCTATACTTCACTGGACCCTTTTTGTGAACCATGATGATGCTGTGGCCCAGATCCTATTGAATGTTTTTCCCATTCTTACAACTGAGCAATTCTGCTATGATGTTGATCGGCTAAGCACTGAGACTACTGTTATACTTGGTGAATTCTGCCGGACTCTTCTAGTGAACAGTGATGGAGCTGGTGCCCAGATCCTTTGGAATGCTTTCCTTGTCCCTATAACCCAGCAACTCTGTTATGAGGAATGGCTCAGCACTGAGTTCACTTTTTTCACCATTGCTTTCAACTTTTTTAATTTGCAACATACCCACTATGCTTCTCAAACT